A part of Ammospiza nelsoni isolate bAmmNel1 chromosome 9, bAmmNel1.pri, whole genome shotgun sequence genomic DNA contains:
- the LEPR gene encoding leptin receptor, translating into MCWQIIPTMVVLMDFLQMAAAHCMVHPVPARNFTLPCVLLNETFLSPFSAGSWSGLRRELGAPKIKHFMNEENFLCCLWSASNFDCSLYRASMQARKFIPSEINLSAPQKIDWSWNVECWIRGRLDLLVCNLQLLKLDLRADLKVNLLYWGSELSLGAASTSSLQGTVRVAPCDCRDQASCQCLLGTPSLNHTYLLWLEMVAGDTALGSPPMALQPSDIVKPEAPVKLRLELAERGQVKLCWSSPAPLPFPLQHQVRVSAPPGHHGDSQMLQVALESSMAMDNALLDSPSSVQVRSRNLHAPGFWSDWSSPYNLSLGAQVLYFPARALARAGSSLSFLCTFRNRSEPVPARELVWWLNLAEPLPARHTSALSGRVSRVTLPELRASEPRGGFLYSALYCCHRSRQCHRAYAELYVVDMDFNISCETDGYQTKMTCRWSANPTTLLLGSLQLRYHRSQIYCSDFPSPSPDSEVKECLLQGNHSYECTFQPIFLLSGYTLWIEFKHSLGTLQSSPTCVIPADVVKPLPPSNVGAEVTRNTGLLNVSWAQPVFASRDLTFQIRWKPGGREEVPWQLHEAPEPAGSWAVVPVQQPCVQYEVQVRCRELQGSGYWSDWSRAAQSLVRDIRAPLQGPEFWRIVSEDPARKQRNVTLLWKPLMQNDSLCSVSRYIIKHQSPGSPPWEEFVDHGTSWTFPWMEPTHTVTILAMNSLGISAINSNLTLSQQMSTVDAVQSLSAYLVNSTCVVVVWSLSPQIPGIKSFVIEWRNLNKEEQVKWLRVPPNLRKYFIYDHFILIEKYQFSLYPVFAGGVGKARATDQFAKGGFETGNSGSLHVVLPIVFSTSVLLLGVLLLSHQRMKKLLWEDVPNPKNCSWAQGVNFQQPETLEHLFAKHPEPMSCEPLLLEAEMVLEDISITKTLGKKEPGDFLGIDSPQDSECDSACSSSPFQSSSFCRSCQDGEAPARGDLRYATVISSRPSSGPCRPKSCPGSCLGSCFLGQHPTVLGAFCRGAWDVGTGAVLVRRALSLLSSEGFPEPLEEAERGLCYLGIAAMDTGHRDSLTDAPGGTGQPQSMALLTEQELLQHIPNGVTEFIQSSLKPKGAVPYVPQFRVAAAKGQEATEKK; encoded by the exons ACTTCCTTCAGATGGCAGCTGCCCATTGCATGGTCCATCCAGTTCCTGCCAGGAATTTCACactgccctgtgtgctgctgaatGAGACCTTTTTGAGCCCTTtctcagctgggagctggtcTGGTTTGAGGAGAGAACTTGGAGCACCCAAAATCAAGCATTTcatgaatgaagaaaattttctgtGTTGCCTTTGGAGTGCCAGCAACTTTGATTGTTCTTTGTACAGAGCAAGCATGCAGGCAAGGAAGTTTATTCCTTCAGAAATAAATCTCTCTGCTCCTCAGAAAATAG ACTGGAGCTGGAACGTGGAATGTTGGATTAGGGGCAGGCTGGACCTGTTGGTTTGTAACCTGCAGCTTTTGAAGCTGGACCTGAGAGCTGACCTGAAGGTGAATCTTTTATACTGGGG gtcagagctgtccctgggggCTGCATCCACGAGCTCTCTGCAGGGCACGGTGAGGGTGGCTCCGTGTGACTGCAGGGACCAGGCCAGCTGCCAGTGCCTGCTGGGCACCCCGAGCCTCAACCACACCTACCTGCTGTGGCTGGAGATGGTGGCAGGGGACACGGCCCTGGGGTCACCCCCGATGGCCCTGCAGCCCTCGGACATCG TGAAGCCTGAGGCCCCCGTGAAGCTGcgcctggagctggcagagagGGGCCAGGTGAAGCTCTGCtggtccagccctgccccgctgcccttccctctgcagcaccaAGTGAGGGTCTCTGCTCCCCCGGGCCACCACGGGGACAGCCAG ATGCTTCAGGTTGCCCTGGAAAGCTCCATGGCCATGGACAATGCCCTGCTGGACTCTCCATCCTCAGTGCAAGTGAGGAGCAGGAATCTCCATGCTCCAGGCTTCTGGAGTGACTGGAGCTCACCCTACAACCTCAGTTTGGGAG CCCAGGTGCTGTATTTCCCGGCCAGGGCTCTGGCCCGCGctggctccagcctgtccttCCTGTGCACGTTCCGGAACCGCTCTGAGCCCGTGCCGGCGCGGGAGCTGGTGTGGTGGCTGAACCTGGCCGAGCCGCTGCCGGCCCGCCACACCTCGGCGCTGAGCGGCCGCGTCAGCCGGGTGACCCTGCCCGAGCTGCGGGCCAGCGAGCCCCGCGGCGGCTTCCTGTACAGCGCGCTCTACTGCTGCCACCGCAGCCGCCAGTGCCACCGCGCCTACGCCGAGCTCTATGTCGTCG ACATGGATTTTAATATCTCCTGTGAGACTGATGGCTACCAGACTAAAATGACTTGCAGGTGGTCTGCAAACCCAAccaccctgctcctggggagtCTGCAGTTAAGATATCACAG gAGCCAAATTTATTGCTCTGACTTTCCAAGCCCATCTCCAGACTCAGAGGTGAAGGAATGCCTTTTGCAGGGGAACCATTCCTACGAGTGCACATTCCAGCCCATTTTCCTGTTATCTGGATATACCCTGTGGATAGAGTTCAAACACTCCCTGGGAACCCTGCAATCCTCCCCAACCTGTGTCATCCCAGCAGATGTGG tgAAGCCTCTGCCCCCTTCCAACGTGGGAGCAGAAGTGACCAGGAACACGGGGCTGCTGAACGTGAGCTGGGCCCAGCCTGTGTTTGCCAGCAGGGACCTGACATTCCAGATCCGCTGGAAGCcagggggcagggaggaggtTCCATGGCAG CTGCACGAAGCGCCCGAGCCTGCGGGCAGCTGGGCAGTGGTGCCGGTGCAGCAGCCCTGCGTGCAGTACGAGGTGCAGGTgcgctgcagggagctgcagggatccgGCTACTGGAGcgactggagcagagcagcccagagcctcGTCCGGGACATCAGag CTCCCTTGCAAGGCCCGGAATTCTGGAGGATCGTTTCTGAGGATCCAGCCAGGAAGCAGAGGAATGTTACACTCCTGTGGAAG CCCCTGATGCAGAATGACTCCTTGTGCAGCGTGAGCAGGTACATCATAaagcaccagagcccagggagcCCCCCCTGGGAGGAATTTGTGGATCATGGCACCAGCTGGACTTTCCCGTGGATGGAGCCAACCCACACTGTCACCATCTTGGCCATGAATTCACTTGGAATCTCTGCAATTAATTCCAATTTAACTCTGTCCCAGCAAATGAGCACAG TGGATGCTGTGCAGTCCCTGAGTGCTTACCTGGTGAACAGCACCTGTGTGGTTGTGGTTTGGAGCCtctccccccaaatccctgggatAAAATCCTTTGTGATTGAGTGGAGGAACCTGAACAAAGAGGAGCAGGTGAAATGGCTGCGAGTTCCTCCAAACCtcaggaaatatttcatttatg ATCACTTTATCCTGATTGAGAAGTACCAGTTCAGCCTCTACCCTGTGTTTGCTGGAGGGGttggcaaagccagagccacGGATCAGTTTGCCAAAG GGGGATTTGAAACTGGGAATTCTGGCAGCCTCCACGTGGTTCTGCCCATTGTCTTCTCCACCTcagttctgctgctgggagTGTTGCTGCTTTCACACCAAAG GATGAAgaagctgctctgggaggaTGTTCCCAACCCCAAGAACTGCTCGTGGGCACAAGGAGTTAATTTCCAGCAG cctgaGACTCTGGAGCATCTCTTTGCCAAGCACCCCGAGCCAATGTCGTGTGAGCCCCTTCTCCTGGAGGCAGAGATGGTGCTGGAGGACATCAGCATCACCAAAACCCTGGGAAAAAAGGAGCCAGGGGATTTTTTAGGAATTGACTCGCCCCAGGACTCGGAATGTGactctgcctgctccagcagccccttccagagcagcagtttctgcaggagctgccaggatGGAGAAGCCCCGGCTCGGGGTGACCTCAGATACGCCACAGTCATCAGCAGCCGTCCCTCCAGCGGGCCGTGCCGGCCAAAATCCTGCCCggggagctgcctggggagctgcttcCTAGGGCAGCACCCCACAGTGCTGGGGGCCTTCTGCAGGGGTGCCTGGGACGTGGgcacaggggcagtgctggtgcGGagggccctgtccctgctgtcctcaGAGGGGTTCCCGGAGCCTCTGGAGGAGGCTGAGCGCGGCCTGTGCTACCTGGGGATAGCAGCCAtggacacagggcacagggacagcctgaCAGACGCCCCCGGGGGCACGGGCCAGCCCCAGAGCATGGCTCTGCTCACGGAGCAGGAGCTtctccagcacatcccaaacGGTGTCACGGAGTTCATCCAGAGCAGCCTCAAGCCTAAAGGCGCCGTTCCCTATGTTCCACAGTTCCGGGTGGCTGCAGCCAAAGGGCAGGAGGCCACGGAGAAAAAGTGA